A stretch of Aedes aegypti strain LVP_AGWG chromosome 2, AaegL5.0 Primary Assembly, whole genome shotgun sequence DNA encodes these proteins:
- the LOC5577625 gene encoding cell division cycle protein 23 homolog produces MNETFSINLKDVKQDLLLGIIECNKRGLVQSAKWLSELSHGLTDVSVSFSGKSFENLHTGIAEEEYDDYVLAKSYFDVREYDRSAYFTRNCQSPVPRFLNMYATYMSKEKKRLDNMSDNSIVNSNSHVKDFSELLATLRADHGQRKLDGYCMWLYGVILKKLDLNQMAVQIFVDAINAEPTLWGAWLELAPLVTDKNMLQNLKLPNHWMKQIFVGYTYIELFLNDEGIKIFEHLQSAGFGKCIFIPTQLAIAFSNKRDVDKSIEIFRHLHEVDPFRLDNLDSYSNLLFVKDMKTEMAHLAHKAVDINKYSPETCCVVGNYYSIRADHHKAVVYFQRALKLNPRYLSAWTLMGHEFMEMKNTNAAIQSYRQAVEVNRRDFRAWYGLGQAYEILKMPFYSLHYYKAAQQLRPYDSRMLVALGETYEKLEKGENALKCYQKAYNVGDIEGVALYNLARLYERREEIEKAIPAFLRFCSDEKAVADKSSLCHAYMTLGNFYEKNDQFDKASHFAYKCLEHEESKREAEALLKTIANKRSQKAAAAAAAKETPSSADKEKSTDMDLEEVEMDESNVGRMVHMVMAQDDMLVENDEPEFQLEQGVDDISALSIIMEHGSEGNE; encoded by the exons ATGAACGAAACATTCTCCATTAACCTGAAAGACGTGAAGCAAGACCTGTTGCTCGGAATCATCGAGTGCAACAAGCGCGGCCTGGTCCAAAGCGCCAAATGGCTGTCGGAGCTAAGCCACGGACTGACGGATGTTTCGGTGAGTTTCTCGGGGAAATCCTTCGAAAATCTGCACACCGGCATCGCAGAGGAAGAGTACGATGACTACGTGCTGGCAAAGAGTTACTTTGACGTGCGAGAGTATGATCGGTCGGCGTACTTTACGCGGAATTGCCAATCGCCGGTTCCCCGCTTTCTGAACATGTACGCCACTTACATGTCCAAGGAAAAGAAGCGGCTGGATAATATGAGCGACAATTCGATAGTGAATTCCAATAGCCACGTGAAGGATTTTTCGGAGCTGCTGGCCACGCTTCGCGCGGATCATGGACAGCGCAAGCTGGATGGATACTGTATGTGGCTTTATGGGGTCATACTGAAGAAGCTGGATCTAAATCAGATGGCGGTCCAGATCTTTGTGGATGCCATCAATGCAGAACCGACTTTGTGGGGAGCTTGGCTGGAACTCGCTCCGCTGGTAACGGATAAGAATATGCTTCAGAATCTCAAATTGCCGAACCATTGGATGAAGCAGATATTCGTCGGATACACGTACATTGAACTGTTCTTGAATGACGAGGGAATCAAGATctttgagcatctccaaagcgCGGGATTCGGAAAATGCATATTCATCCCCACCCAGCTGGCGATTGCGTTCTCCAACAAGCGAGACGTGGACAAATCGATAGAGATATTCCGTCATCTGCACGAGGTGGATCCCTTCCGCCTGGATAATCTAGACTCCTACTCCAATCTCCTGTTCGTCAAAGATATGAAGACTGAGATGGCTCATCTGGCGCACAAAGCCGTCGACATCAATAAGTACAGTCCGGAGACGTGTTGCGTGGTGGGGAACTACTACAGCATCCGGGCCGACCACCACAAGGCCGTGGTGTACTTCCAGCGGGCGTTGAAGCTGAATCCGCGCTATCTGTCGGCGTGGACGCTGATGGGGCACGAGTTCATGGAGATGAAGAACACCAATGCGGCGATTCAGAGCTACCGGCAAGCTGTTG AGGTGAACCGACGAGATTTCCGAGCCTGGTACGGTTTGGGACAGGCATACGAAATTCTGAAGATGCCCTTCTACAGTCTACATTATTACAAGGCAGCTCAACAACTGCGCCCTTACGATAGTCGAATGTTGGTAGCGCTGGGAGAGACTTACGAAAAACTTGAAAAGGGCGAAAATGCGCTGAAATGCTACCAGAAGGCTTACAATGTAGGTGATATCGAGGGCGTGGCGCTGTACAACTTGGCTCGTTTGTACGAGCGGCGCGAGGAGATCGAAAAGGCCATTCCGgcgtttttgagattttgctcAGACGAAAAGGCTGTTGCAGATAAGAGCTCTCTTTGCCACGCGTACATGACGCTAGGCAATTTCTACGAGAAGAACGATCAATTTGATAAAGCCTCACACTTTGCGTACAAATGCTTGGAACACGAGGAGTCCAAACGTGAGGCGGAAGCGCTGTTGAAGACCATCGCCAACAAGAGGTCGCAAAAGGCTGCCGCAGCCGCTGCGGCAAAAGAGACTCCCTCTTCAGCAGATAAAGAGAAATCCACCGACATGGATCTGGAGGAGGTCGAGATGGATGAGAGCAACGTGGGGCGGATGGTGCACATGGTGATGGCTCAGGATGACATGCTGGTGGAGAACGATGAACCGGAGTTCCAGTTGGAACAAGGAGTGGATGATATATCGGCGCTATCGATCATAATGGAGCATGGTTCCGAAGGAAATGAATAA
- the LOC5577626 gene encoding CD63 antigen, which yields MSLSTSANLVKYLLFLFNFLFVITGITIMAIGLTVQGAYHNFREILDPQFFSVPTFLVVIGSFIFIIAFFGCCGAYKENYCMTLTFSILLVFIFILELAAGISGYVLRNDTYNLVSNTLQSSMGKYGGNTSNEITYIWDEIQVDFDCCGVNNASDWGKTNDKLFNDTFLPMSCCRTTTGAIGTVRCMDPDHKETLRTTGCLNSFGSFIKAHAVSLGAAGIAIAVIQFFGVLFACYLSKQIKLQQGHTGF from the exons ATGTCGCTCAGTACCAGCGCAAACCTGGTGAAATATCTCCTATTTCTATTTAACTTTCTTTTTGTG ATAACGGGTATCACAATTATGGCCATTGGCCTCACCGTGCAAGGTGCATATCACAACTTCAGGGAGATTTTGGATCCACAGTTCTTCAGCGTGCCAACCTTCCTGGTCGTAATTGGCAGTTTCATCTTCATCATTGCATTCTTCGGATGCTGCGGGGCCTACAAAGAGAACTACTGCATGACGTTGACG TTTTCGATCCTGTTGGTGTTCATCTTTATCTTGGAACTGGCGGCCGGCATCAGTGGCTACGTGTTAAGAAATGACACCTACAATTTGGTTTCCAACACCTTGCAAAGCTCCATGGGCAAGTACGGTGGCAACACGAGCAATGAGATCACCTACATTTGGGACGAGATCCAAGTTGAT TTCGACTGCTGTGGAGTCAATAATGCTTCCGACTGGGGTAAAACTAACGACAAGCTGTTCAATGACACATTTTTGCCAATGAGTTGCTGTCGAACCACCACGG GTGCCATCGGAACGGTTCGTTGCATGGACCCCGACCACAAGGAAACACTACGCACGACAGGCTGCCTTAACTCGTTTGGAAGCTTTATCAAGGCGCACGCGGTAAGCTTGGGAGCGGCCGGAATTGCTATTGCGGTTATACAG ttctTCGGAGTGCTTTTTGCATGCTATCTATCGAAGCAAATCAAACTGCAGCAAGGCCATACTGGATTCTAG